One window of Deinococcus reticulitermitis genomic DNA carries:
- a CDS encoding HNH endonuclease — protein sequence MMERKWYALLVETESYAPGPQYLNWTTELRPELDERHISYALAPERGTRLAAQAYVDQHPHLVKLYLGSNRHHLIRGQGGRCWYCGRTLNTTRSGLEDSAELEHQTPRSRDLPESYASSNLVVSCRTCNNPAGDGKGDRTLEEYRAHLLQRRHPGKAHLFFYGEWLRFVTLAASGQLGRSALSRIAFNSFLHPQRALAFTPELLWAALKGEKQ from the coding sequence ATGATGGAACGCAAGTGGTACGCCCTGCTCGTCGAGACGGAGAGCTACGCGCCGGGGCCTCAGTACCTGAACTGGACGACGGAGTTACGGCCAGAACTTGATGAGCGGCACATCTCCTACGCTCTGGCTCCAGAGAGGGGAACACGTCTGGCCGCGCAAGCCTACGTCGATCAGCATCCGCATCTGGTGAAGCTTTACCTCGGCTCCAACCGTCACCACCTCATCCGAGGGCAGGGAGGGAGGTGCTGGTATTGCGGTCGCACCCTGAACACGACCCGCAGCGGCCTGGAGGACAGCGCCGAACTGGAGCACCAGACGCCACGCTCCCGCGACCTGCCCGAGAGTTACGCGTCCAGCAACTTGGTGGTCAGTTGCCGCACTTGCAATAACCCCGCCGGAGACGGCAAGGGGGACCGCACCCTGGAGGAGTACCGGGCACACTTGCTGCAACGCCGCCACCCGGGCAAGGCCCACCTGTTTTTCTACGGCGAGTGGCTGCGCTTCGTGACCCTGGCCGCCTCCGGTCAACTGGGCAGATCGGCGCTGAGTCGAATTGCGTTCAACAGCTTCTTGCATCCGCAACGGGCACTCGCTTTCACGCCGGAACTGCTGTGGGCGGCCCTGAAAGGGGAGAAACAATGA
- a CDS encoding GIY-YIG nuclease family protein encodes MVRSYWVYILTNRRNGTLYIGVTNNLARRVWEHRQKVVPGFTQKYNLTRLVYFEETTDVRSAIAREKQLKGWLRAKKVALIEGMNPQWRDLYGDTTP; translated from the coding sequence GTGGTCCGCTCGTACTGGGTCTATATCCTGACCAACCGCAGGAACGGCACCCTCTACATCGGCGTGACGAACAACCTCGCTCGGCGGGTGTGGGAACACCGCCAGAAGGTTGTGCCCGGGTTCACGCAGAAATACAACCTGACACGGCTCGTCTACTTCGAGGAAACCACAGACGTGCGCTCTGCGATTGCACGCGAAAAGCAGCTCAAGGGTTGGTTGCGGGCCAAAAAGGTCGCGCTGATTGAGGGCATGAATCCGCAGTGGCGGGACCTGTACGGGGACACTACGCCGTAG
- a CDS encoding DUF5615 family PIN-like protein: MPGGPYWLDAQLPPQLAPWLSATFDVLAYSVGYLGYRDASDDEIFRAAREAGAVVVSKDSDFLDRVTRLGPPPQLLYVTCGNTSTRFLKGAFARVFPEAHRLLGQGEPVVEIGDREV, translated from the coding sequence ATGCCGGGCGGACCCTACTGGCTGGACGCGCAACTCCCGCCGCAGCTCGCCCCCTGGCTGAGCGCCACGTTTGACGTGCTGGCCTACAGCGTGGGCTACCTGGGCTACCGGGACGCCAGCGACGACGAGATTTTCCGGGCGGCCCGTGAGGCGGGGGCCGTCGTTGTCTCCAAGGACAGTGACTTTCTCGACCGGGTGACGCGGCTGGGACCTCCGCCGCAACTCCTCTACGTGACCTGCGGGAACACCAGCACCCGCTTTCTGAAGGGCGCGTTCGCCCGAGTCTTCCCGGAGGCACACCGCCTGCTGGGACAGGGCGAACCCGTGGTGGAAATCGGGGACCGGGAAGTTTGA
- a CDS encoding DUF433 domain-containing protein: protein MSLLDRITVNAQQCGGRPCIRGMRIRVSDILDLLGQGVTEAEILADYPDLERGDIQAALLYAARYVNHPRLSA, encoded by the coding sequence ATGAGTCTCCTGGACCGCATCACCGTCAATGCGCAGCAGTGTGGCGGGCGTCCATGTATCCGGGGCATGCGCATCCGGGTCAGTGACATCCTTGACCTGCTGGGCCAGGGCGTGACCGAAGCCGAGATTCTCGCTGATTACCCGGACCTGGAACGTGGGGACATCCAGGCGGCCCTGCTGTACGCGGCGCGGTACGTGAATCACCCGCGCCTGAGCGCCTGA